The Solibacillus sp. FSL R7-0668 genome includes the window CGTTCGAGTCATTCGAGCGGGTTTTTGTTTTGGGGAAATTTATGTAAAATGAGGTGAGTAAAATAGGTAAGTTATCCGTCTATATAAGTAAGGAGGTGGAAAAGCGGTGTCGATTGCCCGATTGTATGAAGAATATAGCGAAGCAGTGTACCAATTTATTTATTTTTTAGTTGGTGAGGAGGAGCTTGCCAAAGATTTAACGCAAGAAACATTCTTAAAGGCGATGAATCATTTCTCCGGTTTTCGCCGTGATGCAAGTGAGAAAACATGGCTCATGAAAATCGCGCGCAATCTCGTGTATGACCATTTCAGGCGTAAGAAAGTGTTGAAGTTTATTCCATTTTTACAAAAGCATGAGCAACTGGAGCCTACATATGTACCGGAGAGATGGTTGGAATCAAAGGATAGTCAATATAAGCTATATAAGGCATTGGGACAATTGCCATATCAATACCGAGAAGTCATTGTATTGCGGAAAATTGAGGGCTTTTCCATTAAAGAAAGCGCAAAAATTTTAGGATGGAATGGCGCGAAAGTACGGAATGCCACGGAGCGCGGAATGAAAAAATTGCAGCAGCTGTTAGGAGGGGATGAGGATGCTTGATTCAAAATTAAAGAATATCGCGCGACCAAAACTTGACGCTAACACAAAGGCGAGCCAACTTGCGACTTTACAAACGAAGCAACAACAGGGAAAGCAAAGACAGACAAAGAACTATATAGTAATACTTATTTCCTTTGCAATCCTCACATTATTTTTTATCCAAACATTGCACTATACACCCCCTAATGAGCAGCAGCAAGCCGATGTACTAAAGGTGGGAACTTTAAAAAAGGCAACCTACTTATATTCAACAAATGCGGAACGTAACTATCAATTTCCATCGTTATTTATAACAGGTGAAATGACGACGGATAATGTAGCTAAGCTAAAACAACTTGAACAATTATTAAATGGGTTGGAGAAAGTACCATTTACCGAGAGTTTAACGAAAGAGGAAGGTGCAACGAATTATGTACTCGAGCAAACAAATGGTGATACACTGTATTTAAAAAGTGTATACCGACAACAAGGCTCTCTACTGATAGATGTGAAAACAAATCAAGCCATTGCTTTTTCTGATGATACGGCAAGAGCACTCGAACAATTTTGGATGGAATTATATTTAGAAAACAAAGGATTTCCGATGTGGAAAATCCTTTTGCTCATTGGAATTTCTATCGTGGCATTCATTATTTTACCAAAGCATAATTGGAAACAAGAAAAAATGGATTTACGATTACTATTTCTAACTTTTATTATATTAATTAGTTTTATCTATGGTTTGAAACAATTTACAGCTTGGTATGGTGTTGGAAATATTGCAGTATTTTTGTTGATGATGACTTGTACGTTTATTTTAGTATCTGCACTTGAAAGAAAATTCAAGCGAACACAGCTTACATGGAAGAAGCTGTTTTTGCAAATTGCCTTCATTTGTTTATTTCTATTCATAGTATTGGTCTAATAAAAAAATCGCTCGCATGCTTTTATGCGAACGATTTTTTTATTCTTCTTCATCATCAATCGTATATAAAATAAAAATGTCACCAATGCCTTCAAGTGTAGCAGGAAGCTTAAATGCTTGTTGGAAGCCATAAAGCTTGGTGTTGCCAACCATGACAGTTGGAGGGGTAATATCAAGCTCTAAATCATGCTGTCCCGTAAATGTACATAAATTACCAGCAATCATATTTCCGAATTCTCCAGTAAATGATTCAAGCATGGCACCCTCTAGAGGCATACCGAACATGCCAGAACCGATCGCACCAAAAATTTCAGGCGAACCATCAATAATAATACGTCCTTTTAAATCGCCAACAAGACCAATTAAAACACCCATTTCCTTTTGCTCATAAGGCTCAGTGGCAATGGTGGGTGATTTTACATCGATATTCATAGGTAAAATTGTCTTTAATGAATGGATAGTCCCATTTAAAATCGTTTGAATATGTTTCGAAGCATTCAAAAAATAACACGTCCTCTCCTAAATCTTTACAACATTTTACCATGTTTTTCGACAACTTGTATAGGTAATTTGTCGAATAAAATGAAACTTTACTAGATGAA containing:
- a CDS encoding RNA polymerase sigma factor encodes the protein MSIARLYEEYSEAVYQFIYFLVGEEELAKDLTQETFLKAMNHFSGFRRDASEKTWLMKIARNLVYDHFRRKKVLKFIPFLQKHEQLEPTYVPERWLESKDSQYKLYKALGQLPYQYREVIVLRKIEGFSIKESAKILGWNGAKVRNATERGMKKLQQLLGGDEDA
- a CDS encoding chemotaxis protein CheX; the protein is MNASKHIQTILNGTIHSLKTILPMNIDVKSPTIATEPYEQKEMGVLIGLVGDLKGRIIIDGSPEIFGAIGSGMFGMPLEGAMLESFTGEFGNMIAGNLCTFTGQHDLELDITPPTVMVGNTKLYGFQQAFKLPATLEGIGDIFILYTIDDEEE